AGGCCTGTCCTTGAGTATGCTTGTCCCGTTTGGCACACGTCACTGTCATTGCCTTTGAGGGATGATGTGGGGGACATCCAACGACGCACAATCAGGAGAATTTATCCTTATCTGTCCAACAGTCTAGGACTCCACGAGCTTAACCTGGCAACACTCTTCGACGGACGGCAGTCGTTGTGTTGCTCTTTTTACAAGAGTTATCTTGCCTCTGCCAGGAAAATAAAGGACCTGATACCGAAAGCTGTCGGCCACAAATATAACTTTAGACGAGGTTGGAGTCTGCCTTTGTTACAAGATAGAACGAAGCGTTTTTGTAACAGCTTTGTACCCGTAAGTGTGGCGATACGAGACGATCACCCATGAccattatcttattctagttCATAGAGAATTGCATGTTGTACATCCCTTAGCTAATAGATAAGTTTTTATAACTATTTTTTGTAATCTTGTAAACttgagtttttcaatttttcagtcaaatcttaTTTGTGAAATTGCCAATCATGTGCTTGAATGaactattattataatcatcaAATCTATCTCAACTTTACCCGTTTAATGGCGATGTCCTTCTGCTCTCTTACGATGTCCAATTCCTGTTGCAATTTCGTCAACTCTTTATCGTGCGCCTGATTAAAAGAATATGAAGCACAAGTTTTACCTAAAGAAGTTAAATGATGGCATTTGAAGTGTCTTTCCAGGTTCAACATGATCGAACGTTGCTTACCATTTGCGCAGAGCTAAAGCCGccgaaaaacaaacattgtaATTAATTCGGCGAGTAAAGGTTTGTTTTACTATTCATCATCACAACGTTGGCAAAAGTGGCTAAGCGGCTCGCTTAACCAATATAAACCTCTATGAAGCCTTAATCGGTATTTCTTTTTACTGTAGAAAGATCATTTACTCGCAGCCCTTTTTTAATACAACGAACTCAGATATTTTGCTGTAACTGGCACCAGTGATCAATCAAATCTTACCCTCTGCGCTGAACACGGGACAAATAAATTTACGTGAAATATGTAATCTCACACGTTATTCACATACAATATGATGAACTGAAAAGAGTCGCACCTGAGCAGCGCTGGCGATTGATTGCATAAGCTTTTTGCATTGCCGATCCAGGTCGTCTTTCTCTGCTTGACACTTAAGCAGTTGCTCCTACAAAGAACCAAAGAATTATTAATAGTAAGCGattcttttgaaaatcacttgtCAGTGAAATTGATATCCTcaataaaaatcattattattatcattatatgACAGTGAAGACGTATGGATGCCATATGAATCCCTATCCAGCCAGCCTGGGGCGTCGAACGTAACCCAGGCGGCCCTAAGGCTAACAACTCTATAGCTAGTAAAGTATGTACATAACATCTAAtctataaataaactaaaaatgtctcagttCACTCTGTTCTATCCTCAAGACATCACTTTCAGTGTGCGGGCAATGTTTAGGGTGTGCGAGATGACGGCTCTCTGCATCCGGAGTAGAATCTCCCCTCCTCGAGCCCCGAACAGTTCCCTCATAGCCTCGTCTACCTCAGTGGACCACCCTCCTAAGACAtcgatgatgatgttatactgCCGGATGTCATATCCTGGGAACTGCTGTTTGAGTTCCCAGCGGAGGGGGCCATACTTGATGGTCTTCTCTTCTTgcttcttttctctgttctcCGTCCATGGGCAGCTCATTTCTACCGCCagaactttcttcttctcatgatCTATAAATCTCGCATCCACTCTGTTCTGCTTTACTTGCTCACTTACTGCAAAGACTGGTATATCCCAATATGCTTGGGCCTTATGTGACTCGTAGATGGGTTTTGGGACGGCCGGAGAATACCACGGTGGCACTGTATCAGAGAGTTGAAGCTCTCTTAGCATTTCCCAAAACAGTACTTTGAGGGCCACATTATGACGCGCGAGATACTTATTCTGCGCAAGCGCAGAACAACTCGCCAGCACGTGAGGGATACTTTCGGCCGTTTTTCCACAGAGTCTACAAAGGGTGTCATTAGGATGATTGGTCTGGGTCTTACGTGCATAATAGACCTTTGTCGGTGTTAACTGTTCATAAAGTTCAAGCATCCCCGCGATGGTGTGTGTAGGCGCCGTATCCCAATTCTTCAGCCACGCAAAGCAACCCCGCTGGTTCAGCTGGTCCTCCTCCCATCTCGCTGCGAGGAGCTTTCCTtgccatttcttttccttggcTTCAGTTTTCCGTTGCTCAATTGCAGCCTTTTTGAGGTGCCTCTTGATCTTATCTCTGGGCACATCTGCTCCATCTGTGTTGTCACGGCACTTGGGTTGCGGAAAACTCAGGTCAAGGGTGAACCCCAGTTCCTCTGCAAACTCTCTAGCCTCTTTGACGAGCGACTGATGACCTTGATGTATCGCATTCTCTTCAAACGCTCGCACCAGCCTCATTGTGGGGTCCTCATTACTATACAGCTTAATGGCTGACTTGATCTTAGTCATTTTGTACTCTTCCTCTACCGATCTCATTCCACGTCCTCCCAGAGCCCTAGGCAGGTAGACAGTCGCTTTCAACCCTAGTGGATGCTTGCCACCACTCTCACACACGATCTTCCGTGCCTGTCTATCGATGTCGCGCAAGTCTGTCAGACACCAGTGTTGGGACCACATAAGGTACGACAACACTGGCATGGCAAGCTGATTGGACGCTTGAACTCTGTTGGTGTCTGACAGTGGGCTCGACCAGATAACCGAGAGTCTCTGCAGGTAGGTCTTGGAAGTACACTGTAAAGCCAGCTTTTCTTCTTGAAGTAGCCGTTCCGGTGCTCCAAGGAACCGGTAGGTAGTATCTTCCTTCAGGCTATCGATGAGCGTCTCCCCTGACTTGAACCCTTCAGGTATATCAACCGGAGCACCCCTTCTCACATTGAGCACATTGCACTTCTTTGGATTCCACTGTAACCCAATGTCCTCCATTGCTTCCTTTGTCATCTTGAGTACTATGTTAAGCTTTGCTTGTGACGCCGCGAAGACCTTCAAGTCGTCAATGTACAGTAGATTTGTGACTTTGGACCCTACCGGTCTCGAGAGCCTATAGCCTTCGGTGGAGCACAGCTTCCATGCTACTGGGTTTAGGCACAACGTAAACAAGCGCGGGCATAGAGCATCTCCTTGGGGTAGACCTCTGTTAAAACTGATCACAGGGGAGGTCTCGTTGACCACTTTGGTGTTAGCGACTATCCTGGTGTTCCACGCCGCACATAGCTTTCTCACGACTTCACAGATCCAGACTGGGAACCTGTGGACTAGCATGATCTTATTGAGCCATCTATGATCGACAGAGTCATAGACCTTGCGTACATCTACCCAAGCTACGCTGAGATTGCGCTTGTGCCTATGGCAGTCCAAAGTTACTGTCCTGTCAATCTGTAGGTTGTCGGTCGTCCCACTGCATCCTGCCTTTGCTCCCCTTTGCTGTTTCTCCATTAAGTCGTACACCTTCAGATGTTTATCCATGGGCCCCAGTACGCACGAGGTGAACCATTTGTATGACGTATTTAAACACGTGATAGGGCGCTGGTTCTCACTGGTGAAATCACCCTGCTTGGGTATCAGCCTCGTCTTACCCTCTGTGAACCACTTAGGGTACTCGCATGAACTGCTGGTGATGGTTTTAAAGGCAGATGCCACGCCCTCATGAAGTGTACATGCTCGCTTCCACCAATAGTTAACCACCCTATCAGGGCCAGGCGCACTCCAGTTCCGCTTCTTTAGGATAACCTTAACCGCCTCGTTTGTCTCCAGGGTCCAGGTCCCGACAGTTGGTAAGGGAACACGTTGGCTTATCGCCAACTCTATTTCCTTGAGCCATTCTGCATTTTCATCCCCAGTCCCCCTCTCCTCCCAGAGTCTTCTCCAAAACCCCTCAGCTTCGACAATGTCACTAAACACGCCTTTGCTCGCGCTGGTCTGATCTTCGTTCCGAGCTACTTTATACTTTGGCCGGGCGTTATCTGGATCCTCCTCCGCCATCATCGTGATGGTGGCGTACACTCGGCCAGGATCTTCTTTAAACTGGCGGTTTAGGACTTTGGCTTCCTCTTGTCTCCTTTTTCTTCCAAAACTAACTTTTAACTTCCTAAGCAACGACTTCTGCTTCTCAATGTAGCTTACGAGCGACGACGCTGACAAAGACCTGCACTCCTTTTGCAGGAGAGAGCGGTTTTTCTTCCCTCTTTTTGTTAACTTCCGATTCTCCTTTATTCTGATGAGCTCTGCTGTTGCGATGGATAACTTTTTTCTGACCTCTCCGACAATCTCAAGAAATTTGTTCCTCCAGCTATCATTCTCATGAGTGCGCCTTGTTGCTTTATCCTTTGGATCCTTTTTCCATCCTTTTGACACCAGAAATGTCACCACTACAGAATACAAGACACAGTTGGCTAGCCACAGATACGCGAAAGGGTTCTCCCCTGGGACCACTTTGTTCTGTGCCACCAGACCATTAATTACCTTATTAATGGTTTTGAGATCACTTTTAGTTGGCGTTTGTTTGATTCGCGTGTCTATTGCGCGGTTGGAATAATCGCCCTCGCTAGCGTTCACTGATGCGAATAACTGTGATGATCGTTCAAACAATTCCTTTTTGGGCGTGGTCAAGGTGTTAACTATTTCTTCCACTGGATCTTGTGTACTTTctgtatgcaaatttgcgCTCTCTCTCCTTCGCAACTCATTAGCATTTTGGTCCGAGCTTTCAACAACGATAatctcattattattattattattattattattattattattaatggcTTTATGAAAGATGTAGGAAGCTAAAGATCAGGAGAAAGCGCAGGAGGTGCTTATCAAATTGTGACGCAACACAAAATCTCCTTTTCGCTGACGCATCCGAAACTGCTGAGTAATCGGTCCGACTCTTAATTGATGGCACACTCGACACAGAATCCGGCGAGGAATGACATATGCACAGGAATCTACCATCACCTCAAATAAACAGTAGTGAGAATACTCAGTTTAAGATTTTCCATGTTTCTAAGAGACAGAATTGAAGCGGCTACATCTCTAcatctgaatttttttctttgccacGTCGGGTTTGATCTCCCCAGCCCTGTGTTTAAGTGAGTTCTGGTATCTTCGGAGTggaagaggaataattgtttctcAGTTCTTCATtattcctttcattttttcctgagtttttcattattgaaattttgttcgATATTCATTTTTGTGGTTCGGTCAACAATTAATACTCTGCAAGAAACAGGACCATTACGACATATTGTCTTTTCCCGTCAAATTAATTGATCTTCACCCAGAGATTCTTTccacaaaattttcaaacgaAGAGAGAGTTAAATAGAAACGTGCATGTAGTACCTCAAGTTTAGAAAGGTTTACTGGGACAGATGGCAGTAAGTCTGGTCTGATGATAGCTTCCACATGTGCTGCTTGAGTGCCGGCTGATGAAGAACTGGTACCATCCAACCGACGTACTGAAGTAAAACGAACAGAGGAAGGAGACTTATTTTAAAGAAAGTACGACGGAATACACAGCATGATCAACTTGAGGCGCTTTAAGTCACACCACCTGCTAACATGCGCCAAATTTGATGAGggacgacaacgtgaaatttccaaatttaaggctgcgacaacgtgaacacacaacagtaaatctacCATtatctatatttacttcaacagcgcttctaccagtccattcgtagcgtgctctgtcaaccaataaaggatgcgaggaagaagcacaaaatagtcaccatttcccaaatttttattttcaagtgacgttttgcTCGCCGCGTTGCCGTAGTAACGGCTTAAGCTCGCTATTGGAAGGGAACTGGTGTTTCTCTTTGGCAAAAGCTACTTCACTCtatatgcaaatttaaattCGTCACACCAGATAAAATGTTTCGGTACGCCCACATCGTCGCATTTTCGTATCCTTTGCTACGAATTATCGAGGCTCGTCCGGTTTAAAGGCGTCCTGTAAACGGGAGGTTGCGAGGAACGGGATATAAACCTGGAAGCATAGGTGCTCGTTATGCTACTTACCCTCAGCTCTAAGTTCTTCACACGACTTGTGCTTCCTAAGtctctgaaagaaaaagaatagtTGAAGCATAAAAGGTACTGAAGGAGTCCACGGAGAAAAGAGAGGCGGCTGCCATTTTGCACTGGTCGACCGTAAACTTTTGCATGCTAAATCCTCATTTACACACACAAACTGCTACAAATTGCACCCTGCATAGAGCGAGTCTACCTAGATATGAAAGTTACTACCGAGGGAAGCTTAattgcaacaacaaaataatcaGTTTCCTGCTAAAATTAAAAGCTAATTTTTTGCGCTACTTACaataaagcaaacaaactattttattgaaagaaaagcgATAATGTTGGCGTGGTGGTGTCAAAGGAATTAGCGGTAGAAGAGAAGGCCGAAATTCAatcaagtaaaataaaaagcgTCATTAAACTGCTTTTACGCTCGATCTACCTATGGCTACTCAACTCACCAAATCAAGATATTTGGTGTCCTCTTCCACTTTTAGCACTTCTGGCATCCTTGATGATGACACAACGTTTTGTTGACATTCTAGAGTAGGATTATTTTCATGTAAGCAGTATAAATAGCCAGTGTTCTCCGGTGCCCCGGCGCTTTTTGTTTCCCTGTCactattaaccctttcccgtccaagggcttccccattgacgagtaagatcgtctggcgttagacagagcaaaatataaaagtgccctgagcgctcattcggcagttaaggggttaagggCACATTGTTTTCTGCACATGTGCCGTGACACGTTTGCAGATCTTCAAATCAGAAGAGTTAGATTTTCCCCTATACGTTCCCTAGCTGCCTCACAGAGCTCTCAAACAAGCCCAACACAAACCCCTCGTGATGGccttcttcttgttcttcttctaCAGCAAGTACTACTGCTATCCTGCAGATGTCCCTACTTCTACGgctgctactgctgctgctaataataataataataataataataataataataataataataataataataataataataataataataataacaataaattattacaaccTTTTACCATCCATTTTGGGCTGTTGGGTGGTACTGTTTCTGTGACGTGCCTGACAACCGCGGTCACATATTGTTTGAACACTGGATCTTTGCCAGACCAACctacaataaaagaaaaaagagaaatttaaaaaaactacTAGTATGTACTGGTCATCAAAAAATTCTCTCCTGGTGTCAAGACACTTTGAGGTTAAAGCAAAGATTTGAAAAAACTGTTGCCAATAACTTGCTGAGATGTTGGCAGTTGAGTAATTTCGATCTCGTAAATTAAAGATTGCGGTACATTTTAATGTTTGCCATAATGGATTTGCTTCTTATGGGAGACCAAATTACCTGATGGGTTTTGAAGTTTCtcttgcaaattttgaattgctacctgaactgaaaaacaaacaaacaaaatatgaaattaaATGGCATGTTGAGTTGAAAGGCAAATGTGATATTTAGCCAAATGTACCTAGGCAACCCGGCCTTGCCTTTGCAAAGAGGTGCAGAGAAGAGTGAATGTTGGCTGCGGCATGGAGGACAGACAAATGTTTGAACATACAACAAAATGACTGAGATTCCGCTTTGGTGGAGCACAGAAGGTTAGCATGATGTTACATAAGCATGACCGTTATCATGAAGAAAACTACTCATGACATTGTAATCCATAATAGTTATTGTGCTGTGCAGTGCATGAGTTAGATAGTCGATCTACTATTAACCTCTTTGTCTGCACGCAATAAGCTTTAAACtatcttttcaaaaaataagaaGCAATATTGATACAGTTGTCTGTAAAGCCTTCTTCTGACAATCCTTGCAGTTGCACCTCCTGTACAACAATCATCCCCACCTTCTATAGCTCTCAGCAGCTGAACCAATTCTTGTTTACCACCAGAGCGAGCAGCAAGGTCAGCAGCTGTCTCTAATGTGTCAGTGACTGCAAAAACAGCCACTCCCATCTGCAAAGAAGTTGGTAGTTTGTGCCCTGACTCTCTAGCCAAATACCAAGGGATGAGAGTACAATGTTGGGGAAGAAGGGAGAGAAGGGGAAAATGGTCTtcaaaataatacaataatgAAATTACTTCTTGGTGGATACATTTGGGGCAACAACTTAAGCTGGTTGTTCTTTGCTCAGAGACACTAACTTGACTGCACTTCATACAgacctttttaatttttattggaaGCAAGTAAACGAAATAAATTGTATATAAGAACAGtggaaaagaaatgaagtgaAAATTGTTGCAAATGCAGTGTatgcaataatattgtaaaaaGAATCCAGAAAAATCAGAGACTTCACAAGAGTTTCAACCTCTGACCAAGCAATTCTGGAGAGATGGTCAAACCAACTAAGTTATGACACTACTCAAATTGGGCAAAAAGTCAATTTTGTGGACTCACAGTTTCCTGTGGAAGAGATGAATGGAGTGATGTATTTGATATGTATGGGTAAATACTGTGAAACATAAAAAGAGTTTGTGAAATCAGGTTCTAACCCTGTCCCAAATTTTTCAAGCCTCTTcatgcaattgcataaatttctTTATTAACTGTGAGGGTCATTCTTCCcttcataatttttgttttaatggtCCTGGTAGTTTTACTGTACTACCTGTACAAGGAGCTCAGCACACTCCATGTGACTGTCACTGCACCCTTTCCTATTATAAATAGAAATACTCATATGAATATAATAGATATACATCTTTAAGCAGGCTGTAAAAGCTATAAccattgtttttttgccaGTTATTGAATCTCTATGTAGGTTTTAAAACCAATGAACAATAGAAGTTATTAATCAAATTTACTTTCTGCAAAGTTCAGTGTGCTAAATTGAATGATCACAGCATGCATGAGagatataatattattgttcagggttatttgaataaaaaatatctTCTAAAAGAACATAATGTACATCCTTTGTCATGCATACCTTTTTCACTTTAACAATAATGCACTATTAGTGCTAACCTATGGAGGtgttaaataaaatgaatgattGGCACAAAATACTCACCAAGCTAGTGCATGAAGGGAAGTCCAAGATTtctagaagaaaaaaaaggtacaaataaaaacaaatcaagaaaaagaggaaaggtCACAAGCAAATTTGGCTCTGattaaacaataaattttagtATAATCTGCAAGCTTACATTGTTAACAGTTGTTACATCTGCATTTCTTTCCTGAAAGGGCAAACACATTAATAATTAGTATATGGTTCTTGTAAACAAGTGACTGAGAACAAATTTGCAACACATAAGTCCTAGACATAAGTAAGAAATAGTCAGACATAAGttgtatttaacaattattattcctcaagcccgaatggcctctgagtcaatagcccatgaggctgaaggcctcatgggctattcaCTCAGAGGCCACTAAGCTGAGAGCAGAGGCAGTAACTGGGGACTGAAAATCCAACAGAACAAGTTCAAAGGCTGGGCTTCAAATAgtaggaattttttttcttacaatgATGTAAATATTGGATTTATTCACCATTAAAAGAGCCAGACAAGGGAGATGACCACCTTCAGCAGCAAAAAACAACggagtatttttgttttcatctgtAGAGATCAAAAGAAGGGTTTAATTTTCCTTACTGCTACTTGATAAGGAGCAACAATAGCAAGTTGTGAAATATTCAAGATGACTTTGCTTCAAAAttctgaaatttcttttttgtgataaATACAAATGCTGGtactttatttgaaaagaaattcaaacaacaaataaaaatgactACAATTTGGTATTTCTTTTACAAGTTTCAAGTCATGTTTTTGAAGGGGTGTGGaggttttgtttaattttaaaaaattatccaTCAGGCACATGTATGCATCATTGTAAATATTACAGTAATGTTGAATCCAAACCCAAAACAATGTAAGTAAACAAACCTTTTATATTTACATCCACATTATTATTGAGTAGAGCAACCATGGAGTAGTGATCACCTACAATTTGGAACAACAACTTTATGACAAACAATTTACAATAACTATTTAAGCATGGGTAATCACATAGTGACAACTGAAATCAgagagtaataattatttcatgtaaCTCTTgtccaaaatgaaataattttcaaagccCTTAGGCAAGGGAAAtgatttgattttggacaaaacacaagtgaaaatattttctaatTTCATGAGTATACCATTTGATTAGCTATTAATATTATGGGTGACAAATTACACTCATAAGTCAcatagttttttgtttttgtttgttgtacTGATATCCTGAGCTTTAAAAGGTTAACTAagtttttttaatgaacagacaacttgaaaaaagaactttaaactgttcttgttttctaTAAAATTTCAAACCAGGACACCATTTTCAAGCACTGTAGGTAAAATTGCCATGTCAACCTCAAATTATTTCACAGGTTAAACTATGAATTAATGTTGACAAAAATTTCTGAGCATGCAACTATACTGACATTAGCAAATATCTTAGCAATTTAAGTCATTTGATTCATAGTCTTGGCTAGCAATATTTCATAGAGTAGAGTCATAAACGTACTTAGTAGAGAAGGATACAATCAAGACGTTTGAATTTCTGG
This sequence is a window from Acropora palmata chromosome 6, jaAcrPala1.3, whole genome shotgun sequence. Protein-coding genes within it:
- the LOC141883456 gene encoding uncharacterized protein LOC141883456; its protein translation is MESSFSSNASEGIDSSLTRKCWSCNKPYKSCHCKNCSKCGTDFQKYWGTNLVKGRSHCRTCSLAVCGNCHVVVNKAIKVCTRCLVKQKEDELSTQKALSAIGEAKMGRANSTSSSITDSFVMASPVLYMSLAQKKESLFEAAKSGDHYSMVALLNNNVDVNIKDENKNTPLFFAAEGGHLPCLALLMERNADVTTVNNKSWTSLHALAWKGCSDSHMECAELLVQMGVAVFAVTDTLETAADLAARSGGKQELVQLLRAIEVQVAIQNLQEKLQNPSGWSGKDPVFKQYVTAVVRHVTETVPPNSPKWMVKECQQNVVSSSRMPEVLKVEEDTKYLDLRLRKHKSCEELRAEVRRLDGTSSSSAGTQAAHVEAIIRPDLLPSVPVNLSKLEEQLLKCQAEKDDLDRQCKKLMQSIASAAQAHDKELTKLQQELDIVREQKDIAIKRCEATFVNKMAKLRQETEASIHEANARLEQAEKDRAEVLHLQNAFRLSWVPDELVINCSNTKCRAPFTQTRRRHHCRCCGRVFCHNCTGQSAPIPAFRYDQPVRVCNPCFALLDDMFCDESVKGLT